A genome region from Clostridium pasteurianum includes the following:
- the flhF gene encoding flagellar biosynthesis protein FlhF: MVIKKYIVNSMNEALSKIKRELGSDAVIISQMKVRKPGIAGFFSKKVIEVTAAVENSNKSKIKERNYVSTENNDSNVNESVEALKRAMKKHAESEKIQREQNIAKEKVESSNKGEEKILKEMQEMKKLIGNISLGNSVKEKTELELKLEEADVNPKYIEEIVGSFKSDSSDASENVKFRRALENNIQTSSLEEKGVITFVGPTGVGKTTTIAKLAGKFSLVDKKKVGLITVDTYRIGAVEQLKTYADIMNLPFKIVLTLKEMNEAIKSMQECDIILVDTTGRSSKNKMQISELRAFINNTHSSNINLVISCTTKNKDIESIIDGYKQLKFHNVIITKLDETTTYGSIVNILKYADKPVSYVTTGQNVPDDIKKLKLAELSSLILGEDNVC, translated from the coding sequence ATGGTGATAAAAAAGTATATTGTAAATAGTATGAATGAAGCCTTATCAAAAATAAAACGTGAACTTGGTAGTGATGCTGTAATAATAAGTCAAATGAAAGTAAGAAAACCTGGTATTGCCGGATTTTTTTCTAAGAAAGTCATAGAAGTTACGGCAGCGGTTGAAAATTCAAATAAATCTAAAATTAAAGAAAGAAATTATGTAAGTACTGAAAATAATGATTCAAATGTAAATGAGAGTGTGGAAGCTTTAAAAAGGGCTATGAAAAAACATGCAGAATCAGAAAAAATTCAGAGAGAACAAAATATTGCAAAGGAGAAAGTAGAGTCTAGTAATAAAGGTGAAGAAAAAATACTAAAAGAAATGCAAGAAATGAAAAAACTTATAGGAAATATTTCTTTAGGCAATAGTGTTAAAGAAAAGACAGAATTGGAGTTAAAGCTTGAAGAAGCTGATGTAAATCCTAAGTATATAGAAGAAATAGTTGGAAGTTTTAAGAGTGATTCTTCAGATGCAAGTGAGAATGTGAAATTTAGAAGAGCACTAGAAAATAATATACAAACTTCTAGTTTAGAGGAAAAGGGTGTAATTACGTTTGTAGGACCTACTGGTGTTGGTAAAACAACGACTATTGCAAAATTGGCTGGAAAGTTTTCTTTAGTAGACAAGAAAAAAGTTGGGCTTATAACTGTTGATACATATAGAATAGGAGCTGTAGAACAGCTTAAAACATACGCTGATATTATGAATCTTCCTTTTAAAATAGTTTTAACTTTAAAAGAAATGAATGAGGCTATCAAAAGTATGCAAGAGTGTGATATAATTTTAGTAGATACAACGGGTAGAAGCAGTAAAAATAAAATGCAAATATCAGAACTTAGAGCTTTTATCAATAATACTCATAGTTCAAATATAAACCTTGTTATAAGTTGTACTACTAAAAATAAGGATATAGAATCAATAATTGATGGGTATAAGCAGCTTAAATTTCACAATGTTATAATTACTAAACTTGATGAGACTACAACTTATGGTTCAATTGTTAATATTTTAAAATATGCAGATAAACCTGTGAGTTACGTTACGACAGGTCAAAATGTTCCTGATGATATAAAAAAGTTAAAATTAGCAGAATTAAGTAGCTTGATATTAGGAGAGGATAATGTATGTTAG
- the flhA gene encoding flagellar biosynthesis protein FlhA codes for MEEGKKLKFNIKGNMDLIVSLAVVAIVLMMIIPLPATAIDFLIAFNITLSVTIILITMFNTSVLQFSVFPTLLLITTLFRVALNVSSTRRILLDGDAGNIINAFGNFVVGGNYVVGVIIFLIIVIVQFVVITSGTGRVAEVAARFTLDAMPGKQMTIDADLNSGLITEDEAKKKRNDLQLEADFFGSMDGASKFVKGDAVSSLIICVINIIGGMIMGVVMRKLTVAQAAQQYTILTIGDGLVSQIPALLISVATGILVTRSKDGSSLGNNLIGQITAFPKVLALTSFVLATLAIVPGFPHFVFLILAIASGVSAYLLFKDDASQKMMEQQNENNKIIEKEKREPENVMNLISVEAMEIEIGYGLIPLADENSGGDLLQRIASVRRQCAIEMGIVVQPIRIRDNLQLKTNEYVVKIRGTIVAKGELMPNMLLCMDPMNENSDIKGIKTVEPTFGLPAMWINKDQREDAEIRGLTVVDPTTVMITHLTETVKDHSYELLGRQEVKNIVDSMKEKYSAVVEELIPDLMTVGELQKVLQSLLKEKIPIKDMVTIMECLADNSRETKDTELLTEYVRMALGRTICSNLVDENNSITVATLAPEVESIIAKNIQKSSVQGSFPAIAPDITNNILKSIKQVIDSVNFNDNQPAILVSPKIRPAFRKLTEMVFSNVAVLSLNEIPNDVQIKTEGVVNL; via the coding sequence TTGGAAGAGGGTAAGAAATTAAAATTCAATATAAAAGGTAATATGGATTTAATAGTTTCCCTTGCTGTTGTTGCAATAGTTCTTATGATGATTATTCCATTGCCAGCTACAGCAATAGACTTTTTAATTGCTTTTAATATAACATTGTCAGTAACTATAATTCTTATAACAATGTTTAATACAAGTGTACTTCAATTTTCTGTATTTCCAACGTTATTACTTATAACAACACTTTTTAGAGTGGCACTTAATGTATCATCTACAAGACGTATTTTACTTGATGGTGATGCTGGAAACATAATAAATGCATTTGGTAATTTCGTTGTTGGCGGAAATTATGTTGTTGGTGTAATAATCTTTCTTATAATAGTAATAGTGCAGTTTGTAGTTATAACAAGTGGTACAGGAAGAGTTGCAGAGGTTGCAGCTAGATTTACTTTGGATGCTATGCCGGGAAAACAGATGACTATAGATGCTGATTTAAATTCAGGTCTTATTACAGAGGATGAGGCAAAGAAAAAAAGAAATGATTTGCAGCTTGAGGCAGATTTTTTTGGATCTATGGATGGTGCTTCAAAGTTCGTAAAAGGTGATGCTGTATCTTCTCTTATAATATGTGTTATAAATATTATAGGTGGAATGATAATGGGTGTTGTAATGCGTAAGTTAACTGTTGCTCAGGCAGCACAGCAGTATACAATACTTACAATAGGTGATGGACTTGTAAGTCAAATACCTGCACTTTTGATTTCTGTTGCAACTGGTATACTTGTTACAAGATCTAAAGATGGTAGTAGCCTTGGAAACAATCTTATTGGGCAAATAACAGCTTTTCCTAAGGTTCTCGCACTTACTTCATTTGTATTAGCTACTTTAGCTATAGTTCCAGGATTTCCGCATTTTGTATTTCTAATTCTTGCAATTGCGTCAGGTGTTTCTGCATATCTTCTATTTAAAGATGATGCGTCACAGAAAATGATGGAACAGCAGAATGAAAATAACAAGATTATTGAAAAGGAAAAGAGAGAGCCTGAAAATGTAATGAATTTGATTTCGGTAGAAGCTATGGAAATAGAAATAGGTTATGGTCTAATTCCTCTTGCTGATGAAAATTCTGGGGGAGATTTACTTCAGAGAATTGCATCTGTTAGAAGACAGTGTGCTATAGAAATGGGAATAGTTGTACAACCAATAAGAATACGAGATAATTTGCAGCTTAAAACCAATGAATATGTTGTTAAAATAAGGGGAACAATTGTTGCAAAGGGAGAACTTATGCCTAATATGCTTTTATGTATGGATCCTATGAATGAAAATTCAGATATAAAGGGAATAAAAACGGTAGAACCTACATTTGGGCTTCCTGCTATGTGGATTAACAAAGATCAAAGAGAAGATGCTGAAATAAGAGGGCTTACAGTTGTTGATCCTACAACGGTAATGATAACTCATTTGACTGAAACTGTTAAGGATCATTCTTATGAGCTTTTAGGCAGACAGGAAGTAAAGAATATTGTGGATTCAATGAAAGAGAAATATTCTGCTGTAGTTGAAGAGCTTATACCTGATTTAATGACTGTAGGTGAACTTCAAAAAGTATTACAAAGTCTTCTTAAGGAAAAAATACCAATTAAAGATATGGTGACGATAATGGAATGCTTGGCTGATAATTCTAGAGAAACAAAGGACACTGAACTTTTAACAGAATATGTTAGAATGGCACTTGGAAGGACAATTTGCAGTAATCTTGTTGATGAGAATAATAGTATTACAGTTGCAACTTTAGCACCTGAAGTTGAAAGCATTATTGCAAAGAATATTCAAAAATCATCAGTTCAGGGTTCTTTTCCAGCAATTGCGCCGGATATTACAAATAATATTTTAAAGTCTATAAAGCAAGTTATCGATTCTGTTAACTTTAATGATAATCAACCGGCTATTTTAGTTTCACCAAAGATAAGACCAGCATTTAGAAAACTTACAGAAATGGTATTTTCAAATGTTGCTGTTCTTTCATTAAATGAAATTCCTAACGATGTGCAGATAAAAACCGAAGGAGTTGTAAATTTATAA
- a CDS encoding FliA/WhiG family RNA polymerase sigma factor, which yields MAIDGIIDDKEIIIKKYIPLVKYIASRVILGKSKYIEYEDLVGYGMIGLMDALSKFDKSKGMKFSTYSSIRIKGAMIDELRKNSPISKGAMDKLNKYNLTLEKLQKQLSREPTESEIASSMGIKLKDIAEIEGYINYISVVSLEDLIFSEDDDMPLLGTIEDKKSPSPEKSFEEKEEIEYLAKALEILNDKDNMVLSLYYYEGLTLKQIGNILNVSESRVCQLHTRAIMHLRRALKTLKYD from the coding sequence ATGGCCATAGATGGAATTATAGATGATAAAGAAATAATAATAAAGAAATATATACCTCTTGTTAAATATATTGCTTCTAGGGTAATACTTGGTAAGAGTAAATATATTGAGTATGAAGATTTGGTAGGTTATGGTATGATAGGTCTCATGGATGCTTTAAGTAAGTTTGACAAAAGTAAAGGAATGAAATTTTCAACTTATTCATCTATAAGGATAAAAGGAGCTATGATTGATGAGCTTAGGAAAAATAGTCCTATTTCTAAAGGGGCAATGGATAAGCTTAATAAATATAATCTTACGTTAGAAAAATTACAAAAGCAATTATCAAGAGAACCTACGGAAAGTGAAATTGCTAGCAGCATGGGTATTAAGCTTAAGGATATTGCAGAAATTGAAGGTTATATTAATTACATATCTGTTGTATCGCTTGAAGATTTAATATTTTCAGAAGATGATGACATGCCTCTTCTTGGTACTATAGAGGATAAAAAGAGTCCAAGCCCTGAGAAAAGTTTTGAAGAAAAAGAAGAAATTGAGTATCTAGCAAAAGCGTTAGAAATATTAAATGATAAAGATAATATGGTTTTGTCATTATATTATTATGAGGGATTAACATTAAAGCAGATAGGAAATATATTAAATGTATCTGAATCAAGGGTTTGTCAGCTGCATACAAGAGCTATAATGCATTTACGAAGGGCGCTAAAAACATTAAAATACGATTAA
- a CDS encoding flagellar brake protein codes for MSDSSIVSINDKCEVLLENGIYKSNIQEITEEYIAISLPVSNGVYAAPYKGDMAEIICYNNKKVYSFISTVIGRKKDTISMILITKPNDEDIKRVQRRKNFRVELVEKIKYKVLDRSQIKNEIENLKKHSDELLDAILLDISGGGLKIRIKEKSKVGDVIFINMPLKKEKIFLVSTCVRTIIEAKGEYICGLQFYDIDDKEREHIIAYTFDIMRERMKKI; via the coding sequence ATGAGTGATAGTAGTATTGTAAGTATTAATGACAAGTGTGAAGTTTTATTGGAGAATGGGATTTATAAAAGTAATATTCAAGAAATAACTGAAGAGTATATTGCCATAAGTCTTCCAGTATCAAATGGAGTTTATGCAGCGCCTTATAAAGGTGATATGGCAGAGATAATTTGTTATAATAATAAAAAGGTTTATTCATTTATATCCACTGTTATTGGTAGGAAAAAAGATACTATAAGTATGATATTAATAACTAAACCTAATGATGAAGATATAAAAAGGGTTCAGAGAAGAAAAAATTTTAGGGTTGAATTAGTTGAAAAAATAAAGTATAAAGTTTTAGATAGAAGCCAAATAAAAAATGAAATCGAAAATTTGAAAAAGCATTCGGACGAACTTTTAGATGCTATTCTTCTTGATATAAGTGGTGGTGGACTTAAGATAAGAATCAAAGAAAAATCTAAAGTCGGTGATGTGATTTTTATTAATATGCCTCTAAAAAAGGAAAAGATATTTTTAGTAAGTACTTGTGTAAGAACAATAATTGAGGCAAAGGGCGAATATATATGTGGACTTCAATTTTATGATATTGATGATAAGGAGAGGGAACACATAATAGCTTATACTTTTGATATAATGAGAGAACGCATGAAAAAAATTTAG
- a CDS encoding MinD/ParA family protein, which yields MLDQAERLRTMAAKKNIDENSIKGPVIITVTSGKGGVGKSNFVVNLSITLQKMGKKVLIFDADVGMGNDDVLLGCSAKYNVFDVIYNNMEIEDVVLNGPFGVKLLAGGSGITRIKELSNKQINNFIGKLSRMENLDYIIMDTGAGVNRNVLGFISCCSELIIVTTPEPTSLMDAYSLFKAVTHFNIKKTAKVVINRVIDSNEGIDTYNKFENVARKFLKSDTEFLGSISEDSKLLKAVRNQNPFVLQSPNCDASRDIKYIANKLIGTTNGKNGLGIEGLFKKIFKIFS from the coding sequence ATGTTAGATCAGGCTGAAAGATTGAGAACTATGGCTGCAAAAAAAAATATCGATGAAAATTCTATAAAAGGGCCTGTAATAATTACTGTTACATCAGGAAAAGGAGGGGTTGGTAAGAGTAATTTTGTAGTTAATTTGTCAATAACGCTTCAGAAAATGGGGAAAAAAGTTTTGATATTTGATGCAGATGTTGGTATGGGAAATGATGATGTTCTTCTTGGATGTTCAGCGAAATATAATGTATTTGATGTTATATATAACAATATGGAAATAGAGGATGTTGTTTTAAATGGCCCATTTGGAGTTAAACTTTTGGCTGGAGGATCTGGTATAACTAGAATTAAAGAACTAAGCAATAAGCAAATTAATAATTTTATTGGAAAGCTTTCACGTATGGAAAACTTGGATTATATAATAATGGATACTGGTGCAGGAGTAAATAGAAATGTTTTGGGATTTATTTCATGTTGTTCAGAACTTATAATAGTTACTACACCGGAACCTACTTCATTGATGGATGCATATAGTTTATTCAAGGCTGTTACTCATTTTAATATAAAGAAAACCGCTAAAGTAGTTATAAATAGAGTAATTGATAGTAATGAAGGTATTGATACTTACAATAAGTTTGAAAATGTGGCAAGAAAATTTCTAAAATCAGATACTGAATTTTTAGGTAGTATTTCGGAGGATTCAAAATTGCTTAAGGCAGTTAGAAATCAAAATCCTTTTGTTTTACAGAGTCCAAATTGTGATGCTTCTAGAGATATTAAATACATAGCTAATAAACTTATAGGAACAACTAATGGTAAGAATGGTCTTGGAATTGAGGGGCTATTTAAGAAAATATTTAAGATTTTTTCGTAA
- the fliQ gene encoding flagellar biosynthesis protein FliQ translates to MSENMIIKVMKDAITTGLLVSAPMLITSIVIGLIVSIFQATTQIQEQTLTFLPKLLAVAVVGFLTGSWMLHMMTSFTGRIFDIISNITR, encoded by the coding sequence ATGAGTGAAAATATGATAATTAAGGTTATGAAAGATGCAATAACAACTGGACTTTTGGTTTCTGCACCAATGCTTATAACGTCAATTGTAATTGGTCTTATAGTAAGTATATTCCAAGCAACAACTCAAATTCAAGAGCAGACACTTACATTTCTTCCAAAGCTTTTGGCTGTTGCTGTAGTTGGATTTTTAACAGGAAGCTGGATGCTTCATATGATGACAAGTTTTACAGGCAGAATATTTGATATTATATCAAATATAACACGTTAG
- a CDS encoding flagellar basal-body rod protein FlgG, with protein sequence MVRGLYTAISGMIVQEAKQDVISNNLANMDTVGFKSDDLHSQSFEDVLIQNYSNKENGVPERTILGYLNLGSKVDETSTDFTGGEIKSTDKDTDFAIEGRGFFTVNKDGQNYYTRNGHFHVNMDGYLMDDAGDYVMGKNIATNAQEPIKIGDGDITCDGYGTLSVNGVPQYSLELADFNDYNTLKKVGDNLYQGDNPIMNSGVRVENKALEGSNVNVMQGITDMMTTMREFESNQKMVQDIDSTVGKAANDVGKV encoded by the coding sequence ATGGTAAGGGGACTTTACACTGCTATAAGTGGAATGATTGTTCAGGAAGCTAAACAAGATGTTATAAGTAATAATTTAGCGAATATGGATACAGTAGGTTTTAAAAGTGACGATTTACATTCACAATCTTTTGAAGATGTTCTTATACAAAATTATTCAAATAAAGAAAATGGAGTACCTGAAAGAACGATTTTGGGGTATTTAAATTTAGGCTCTAAGGTAGATGAAACTTCTACTGATTTTACTGGTGGTGAGATAAAAAGTACAGATAAGGATACTGATTTCGCCATAGAGGGTAGAGGTTTTTTTACAGTTAATAAGGATGGACAAAATTATTATACTAGGAATGGTCATTTTCATGTAAATATGGATGGATATCTTATGGATGATGCTGGTGACTATGTTATGGGAAAAAACATTGCAACAAATGCTCAGGAGCCAATTAAAATAGGTGATGGAGATATTACATGTGATGGTTATGGAACGCTTAGTGTAAATGGAGTACCACAATATTCATTGGAATTGGCTGATTTTAATGACTATAATACTTTGAAAAAAGTTGGAGACAATTTATATCAGGGAGACAACCCTATAATGAATTCTGGAGTAAGAGTAGAAAATAAGGCACTCGAAGGATCAAATGTAAATGTAATGCAGGGAATAACTGATATGATGACTACAATGAGGGAATTTGAAAGTAATCAGAAGATGGTTCAAGATATTGATTCAACGGTTGGAAAAGCAGCCAATGATGTTGGAAAGGTTTGA
- a CDS encoding DUF6115 domain-containing protein, with protein MSGVILIIIGIILICINLKAVKNDDSFDSNFENQLKNTKDYDLKIGTIRKEFAETILEMQQEIQELKYNIDTYKKEAELGDNKKVEYLEKKNDILVSKSNIHKDLERKDLNVKDDNNNIQSAKVSKVKKMFQDGYSVDDISEKLNLGKGEVLLIQKLYTN; from the coding sequence ATGTCAGGTGTTATTTTAATAATTATAGGAATTATACTTATTTGTATAAATTTAAAAGCAGTAAAAAATGATGATTCTTTTGATTCGAATTTTGAAAATCAGCTAAAGAATACTAAAGATTATGATTTAAAGATTGGCACAATACGAAAAGAGTTTGCAGAAACTATTCTTGAAATGCAGCAGGAAATACAAGAACTTAAATATAATATTGATACATATAAAAAAGAAGCAGAATTGGGCGATAATAAGAAAGTAGAATATTTAGAAAAGAAAAATGATATTCTAGTGAGTAAAAGCAATATACATAAAGACTTAGAGCGTAAAGATTTGAACGTAAAAGACGATAACAATAATATTCAGAGTGCAAAAGTAAGTAAGGTTAAAAAGATGTTTCAAGATGGTTATTCAGTGGATGATATATCAGAAAAGCTCAATTTAGGTAAGGGGGAAGTATTATTAATTCAAAAGTTATATACAAATTAA
- a CDS encoding putative manganese-dependent inorganic diphosphatase, which produces MEDIIYITGHKNPDTDSICSAIAYSELKNKLGAKTVPARLGDVSRETGFALNYFKADAPKLMKDFPKDQNVILVDHNEKSQSIDNLEDVHLLEIVDHHRIADIQTSYPIFFRNEPVGCSSTIIGTMYFENGIEPSKKAAGLMCSAIISDTLLFRSPTTTPKDKEVLKKLAKIADIDPEKYASEMFKAGTSLKGKTVEEIFNSDYKIFNLGDKKVGVSQVTTMDIEGFDEYKKDMLNYMNKKVEAENFDVLLLLLTDIIKEGSLFIAAGKETAIVNKAFNVELEDNSVYVPGILSRKKQVIPPITSVIESK; this is translated from the coding sequence ATGGAAGATATAATTTATATAACGGGACACAAAAATCCAGATACTGATTCAATATGTTCAGCAATAGCATATTCAGAACTTAAAAATAAATTAGGAGCTAAAACAGTGCCAGCAAGACTTGGCGATGTAAGCCGTGAAACAGGATTTGCTCTAAATTATTTTAAAGCTGATGCTCCAAAATTAATGAAAGACTTTCCAAAAGATCAAAATGTAATATTAGTTGACCACAATGAAAAATCTCAATCAATAGATAATTTAGAAGATGTGCATTTACTTGAAATAGTAGACCATCATAGAATAGCAGATATTCAAACAAGCTATCCTATATTTTTTAGAAATGAACCCGTAGGATGCTCAAGTACAATAATTGGAACTATGTATTTTGAAAATGGAATAGAACCTTCAAAAAAAGCTGCTGGTCTTATGTGCTCTGCAATAATATCAGATACACTTTTATTTAGGTCTCCAACTACTACTCCAAAAGACAAAGAAGTACTTAAAAAGTTAGCTAAAATAGCAGATATAGATCCAGAAAAATATGCTTCAGAAATGTTTAAAGCAGGAACTTCTCTTAAAGGAAAAACTGTAGAAGAAATCTTCAATAGTGATTACAAGATATTTAACCTTGGTGATAAAAAAGTAGGTGTTTCTCAAGTTACCACTATGGACATAGAAGGTTTTGATGAATACAAAAAAGATATGCTTAATTACATGAATAAAAAGGTAGAAGCTGAGAACTTTGACGTTTTACTTTTACTTTTAACTGATATTATAAAAGAAGGTTCTTTGTTTATAGCTGCCGGTAAAGAAACAGCTATTGTAAACAAAGCTTTCAACGTAGAACTTGAAGATAATTCCGTTTATGTTCCTGGAATATTATCAAGAAAGAAACAGGTAATACCACCTATAACTTCTGTTATAGAATCTAAATAA
- a CDS encoding fused FliR family export protein/FlhB family type III secretion system protein yields the protein MDITYFTSLFLIFLRVLAFFIALQVIFPKSLPNTVKIMLSLVLAYLIMPYVTVSHNTALNNGLLYMWQCICETITGLILGFFANLTFMCTRVAGQFLDFQIGYGMMSSYDPTSESNAAIIERLLNMFAVVIFFSLNAHEMVIREIVNSFKVVKLGTFVVNSQSVLVSLDVFIKFFTLGFKIALPIILVLLITDIVLGIVSRTVPQLNVMILELPIKILIGLTCLMMVLPIIINLLISSFSYLPDIYKSFYKLVPIAFIFADNGDKTEDATPRKLSKARDKGQVAKSKDVTLAITLLTATVMLAATGNYIFDGLKGMMITFFQSYLKGTLTEDGLQHIIAFSAMNAGKCIFLFAVPIMIFGVAGNILQTGFIRVKEPFKFDINKFNPISGFKRMFSKRTLEELLKDIVVVVITGFVGYEFLMNNYGDIVNISNLMIDYIPKEYLTYIVDIFKRITVIMVIIAAFDFVFQKRSYKKEMKMTKKEVKDEFKDDEGDPEIKGKRKKRMRELLNRTMMNKVPDATVVITNPTHLAVALKYERGVDKAPVVVAKGADRTAIRIKEIAKENDVPIMEDKPLARLIFAKVDVDEQIPMDMYQAVAEILALVYKLKKRR from the coding sequence ATGGACATTACATATTTTACATCATTATTTTTAATATTTTTAAGAGTTCTGGCTTTTTTTATAGCACTGCAGGTTATATTTCCAAAATCTCTTCCAAATACTGTTAAGATAATGTTATCATTAGTTTTAGCGTATCTTATAATGCCGTATGTAACTGTATCACATAATACTGCACTTAATAATGGTCTTTTGTATATGTGGCAGTGTATATGTGAAACTATAACTGGACTCATACTTGGTTTTTTTGCAAATCTTACTTTTATGTGCACCAGGGTAGCAGGCCAGTTTTTGGACTTTCAAATAGGATATGGAATGATGTCATCATATGATCCTACAAGTGAAAGTAATGCAGCAATAATTGAAAGACTTTTAAATATGTTTGCAGTTGTAATATTTTTTTCCTTAAATGCACATGAGATGGTTATAAGGGAGATTGTGAATAGTTTTAAGGTTGTCAAATTAGGAACTTTTGTGGTAAATAGTCAAAGTGTTTTGGTTTCACTTGATGTCTTTATAAAATTTTTTACGCTTGGTTTTAAAATAGCACTTCCAATTATTTTAGTACTTTTGATTACAGATATAGTTTTAGGAATTGTGTCTAGAACTGTACCTCAACTTAATGTAATGATATTGGAACTTCCTATAAAGATATTAATTGGTCTTACGTGTTTGATGATGGTTTTACCTATTATTATAAACCTTTTAATTTCATCATTTTCGTATTTGCCTGATATATATAAAAGCTTTTATAAATTAGTACCTATTGCTTTTATTTTTGCTGATAATGGTGATAAGACAGAAGATGCAACTCCTAGAAAACTGAGTAAGGCAAGAGATAAAGGACAAGTTGCTAAAAGTAAAGATGTCACTCTTGCAATAACACTTTTAACAGCCACAGTAATGCTAGCTGCCACAGGAAATTATATATTTGATGGGCTTAAAGGAATGATGATTACATTCTTTCAAAGTTATTTAAAAGGTACTCTTACAGAAGATGGATTACAACATATAATTGCTTTTTCAGCTATGAATGCAGGTAAATGTATTTTCTTATTTGCCGTACCCATAATGATATTTGGTGTTGCAGGAAATATATTGCAAACTGGTTTTATAAGGGTTAAAGAACCTTTTAAATTTGATATTAATAAGTTCAATCCAATATCTGGCTTTAAGAGAATGTTTTCAAAAAGAACGCTTGAAGAGCTTTTAAAGGATATAGTAGTAGTTGTCATTACTGGATTTGTTGGATATGAATTTTTAATGAATAATTATGGGGATATAGTAAATATAAGCAATCTTATGATTGATTATATTCCAAAGGAGTATTTAACATATATTGTTGATATATTTAAACGTATTACTGTAATTATGGTAATAATTGCAGCTTTTGATTTTGTATTTCAGAAGCGTTCATATAAAAAAGAAATGAAAATGACTAAAAAAGAGGTTAAAGATGAATTTAAGGATGATGAAGGAGATCCTGAAATAAAAGGAAAAAGAAAGAAAAGAATGCGAGAGCTTCTTAATAGGACAATGATGAATAAGGTTCCCGATGCTACAGTTGTAATTACAAATCCAACACATCTTGCTGTTGCACTTAAGTATGAAAGAGGAGTTGATAAGGCTCCTGTGGTTGTTGCTAAAGGTGCAGATAGGACGGCAATTAGGATAAAGGAAATTGCAAAGGAAAATGATGTGCCTATTATGGAAGATAAGCCATTAGCAAGACTTATATTTGCAAAGGTTGATGTGGATGAACAAATACCAATGGATATGTATCAGGCTGTGGCTGAAATTTTAGCTTTGGTATATAAATTAAAGAAGAGAAGATAA
- a CDS encoding flagellar hook-basal body complex protein encodes MFRIMWNGISGMAAEQEKLDAISNNIANMSTTGYKSEDVGFSDLLYETLNRNGVPVTNNDKNRYVGSGVKADNWLRDKNQGPVNNTGVNTDFCINGKGYFRVTTYDGSEAYERNGNFQINADGKLTDGNGNMLDVDYSVDPNTVHLTNDNFTVSRDGILSVKDDASGNYTSVGKINIYDAVGDDSMVSAGDNLFVPADGVQVFQRNDSQIEQGCLEGSNVDLGTEITDMIVAQRALEMSSKSVQTADSMWGLVNNLRR; translated from the coding sequence ATGTTTAGGATTATGTGGAACGGCATAAGTGGTATGGCTGCAGAACAGGAGAAACTTGATGCTATATCAAATAACATAGCTAATATGAGCACTACAGGTTATAAGTCAGAAGATGTTGGATTTAGTGATTTGCTATATGAAACACTGAATAGAAATGGGGTACCAGTTACTAATAATGATAAGAATCGTTATGTTGGTTCCGGAGTTAAAGCTGATAACTGGTTAAGAGATAAAAATCAGGGTCCCGTAAATAATACTGGAGTTAATACTGATTTTTGTATTAATGGAAAAGGATATTTTAGAGTAACTACTTATGATGGTTCTGAGGCTTATGAGAGAAATGGAAATTTTCAAATAAATGCTGATGGAAAGTTAACTGATGGAAATGGTAATATGCTCGATGTAGACTATAGTGTTGACCCTAATACAGTTCATCTTACTAACGATAATTTTACTGTATCACGTGATGGCATATTAAGTGTAAAAGATGATGCTTCAGGCAACTATACAAGTGTAGGTAAGATAAATATTTATGATGCTGTTGGAGACGACTCTATGGTATCTGCAGGAGATAATTTATTTGTTCCGGCAGATGGTGTTCAAGTCTTTCAAAGAAATGATTCACAGATAGAGCAGGGATGTCTTGAAGGTTCTAATGTTGATCTTGGAACAGAGATAACTGATATGATAGTAGCTCAAAGAGCATTAGAAATGAGTTCAAAGAGTGTACAAACGGCAGACAGTATGTGGGGACTTGTAAATAATTTGAGACGATAG